The nucleotide window TTATAAAATAATCATACTCGATAGAGCGTTTTCAAAATACCATCTGGATTTTAGAGAAAATCATATAAAAATTAGATATAGACATATATAATCAGACATTAATTAGTTAAAATCAGTGATAATTCATACTTCACACTGCAATAAAAGTAATATAAAGGTAAATATCTATCTTAAATGGTAAATATCGAAAACGTTTTATAGTAATCGTTTACTTCAACGAAACAGCATGCAAAAAGGACCCTTTCAGGTCCTTGTGAATTACAATGTAAATTGAATCGTTTGCAGTTTAGCGATCCCGAGCAGTTGCGCAACAGATATGGAGGTTGCCGGTTGAAAGTGGTCTCCATGCAGATATGAAAGGATCTCCTGAAATAAGTAGGCGACTTCTGGACGCTTCATTAAAGACAGGTTAGTAAAAGGAAGTGTGGATACCAATATCCTGCCCTTTCCTACTTTTGCTTCAAAGGCATAAGCAAGTCGTTTGGCCCGATGGAAATGGTCCACTACTTCAATCAGCGGCTCTACCCCGTGCAATGTATCCAAACATATCGCTGGTGTACCGTTCACCAGGTGATACCAATGCCAGTCTGATGCCCCATCATGCGGGAAGGAGCCCAATAGTGGTACCTGATCCCTCAAAACCATACCCATCGTTGCACCAGGCTGTGTAGCGAACATGAGGTAATTCCAGAATACAGGCAGGTACTTGGTATCCACTGAATCATATAGCGCTTCTGAAGTTGGCTGTAACCACACACTCCCCCCGTTGACCACATAATCAACGACATTGGGTGTTAACGATTGAACGATAACCAAGTCAATCTCCCGATTTTTCAACAAACGAAATCCATCGATGTGATCTACGCAATCATCATGCGCTTCACCCAGGAATGGCTGCAACTCTGCTACGGTATTCCAAATACGCTTCGAACCCGGATGGGATTGATAAAAAGGAAAAGACCAGCCATGCCATACATTGGCTACATGTCTCTCCGAATCGCCTGACCGTAACTCTGCCTCGATCCGAAAAGCTGCTGCTGCTTCACGAGGTGCAGTAGTGACGATGCTTCCCAATGACATGACGGACCCACATTGGATATCTCCGGTTTTCCATTCTCCTTCGGTAAGTATCACATCATCGCTAATCAACTTCCACAGTATGGATGTGCCCTCAAGCGGATCTTTCCCATAGTGAGAGATGCGTACATCGACATGAATAGGTTCTCCGGCGTAGAATGTACGCTCCTTACAGCTTAACAACAGGACCATATCCGCATTGAAACGCATGAATTCTTCAGGTGTTGTAATGCCTTTGTCGTCCCAGAATACGTCCAGAATGCCTGTCGTAGCATGTCCCTGACCCGGAAAATCGCGGATGTCCAGCAGCTGTACGCCCGCAGCGTCCGGTGTTCGTCGAATCCGCTCCATGGCTTCTTTTAAGGAACGCACCAGATGTATACCGCTGGCCTGTTGAAAATGCTCCAGGTCCGCCATCATTCCTTTGTTAGACAACGATTCTTCGATCGGTCCTAACCAACTGGGGCGCAGAACGCCAGTATACTTGGCTCGCTCTTGGGGCCGCACATACATGGTGAACTGTGCATGTTCGTGTCCAATAACAGGTTGCTCTGCAAGCCGGGTGACTGCATGATAATCCAGCGTGGTATCCGGTACAGCTGATATAGTGGACTCCAGTGGGGGATGCCAGTTCAACGACTGAATATAATAATCTGCTTCCCGCCCTTGCGCCGGAAGCTGTCCAAAACCTGTATTGTCCGTATATAACCGAGTCGGGTCCATATCCCTTGCCCTCGATACCAAGGCATTGAGTTCAGGATGGCCATTCGGACCAATCAGTTCATTCCCCATGGAGAACATGACGAATGAAGGATGTCTGTGCAGTGACTGGAGCAACCCGTCCAGTTCTTGTGTCAGATAGGACAACACTTCCGCTGGCGCAGGATGATCAGGTTGCTCAAAGAAACGAGACCAATGTGGAAGTTCTGCTTGCACCAGCATGCCCTCTTCATCAGCTGCGTCCCAGAATGGTTCTGGTGCACTCCACCCATGCAGACGGACATGGTTGAATCCGTATGATCTGGCGACTCGAAACTGTTGAAGATAATGCTCCTTATCCCAGACGGGATAACCCGTCAGTGGAAAGATACAGCAATCAACGTACCCGCGAAGATACACCGGCGTTCCATTCAATTCAAGCTGCTTCCCATTTGTTGCAAAGGAACGAACACCAAATGATTGCTTCTGCTGGTCTAGTTCCTGTTCACCGTCATGCAGACGGACAACTGCTCTGTATAATTCAGGGGATTCATCCGACCATCTTGCGATAGACATCTCTGGCCCTAGTTCCAATCGCCACTGGTCTATTACTGCGTTGTTCCTAGCTGGAACTACTGAATTTATATCAACATGCGCAGGACCACTCAGCTCCACATGACAACTGTAACGATCAAGCCATGTGCCATCCGGATGCTGGATATCCACATGCAATTGCATGGCTTTAGCCAATCCATTCGCGGGAGCGCTTACAGTACAATCAACCAGAATGGCTCCATTTTCAGCATCTGGTTGAATGCGTAACGTCTGTACTCGGCATGGGGGCAGAATGTCCAGATAAACACCACCCGTGATTCCACCCCAGGCTGTGGCTGTATGCAATGAATGAATATGGCTGCCAGCCAGCGGAAGTTTCATCGTATTATCCACGCGGATCTCTATCCGATTAACTTCTCCCTGCTTCACCAGAGAGGTAACTTCCCACTGCTGTTGATTCACCAGACTATCTTGCTGTCCGGCATACTGCCCATTGATCCAAAGATTTGTGGTCCAGCGGACCCCTTCCAATCTGAATACATACTGGCAGTCAGAATCGTCTGATGGAACATGAATATCCTGAGCATACCAGGCTGAGCCTTCATACTCACGTACCTTGGTCCAGGTATCTAGTCTTTCGTATTCAGGCTCATCTCCATATCCTTGCTCTTCCCATGAACCGGAAATCTGAATGGCTTCCCAGACTGTGTCCTCACGTAGTGAAGGCAGAACTATCTTTTGTTCAACGAGTTTGTCAGACTCCAGTTCCAAACGAAACTGCCATGTTCCATTTAAGTTCAATGTATGACGTACAGCACCTATATCAGACAAATTCATATCGTATAGCCATCCCTTCATCTGGAATCTTGTAAATCCAGTCTAAGATGTGAAGCATTCCGTGACCATTGCTTATCATGGGAAGTGCATGGACAATATGATGAATCTGGAGTATGTCCAGAAAATCCGAAAACGTTTTATACAATGAGCATGGGCAAAGCCCATTACTTCGTACTTATTCTTCGTTTATATCAGTAGCCGAGTCTTTGGCAAGGGATTGTGTTCTTGCTTGTTTGTAAGCGGACGGGGATTCCCCTACATACTTCTTGAACTTACCGTGGAAATAGTCCACGTTCGCATATCCCACTCTCGCCGCGACCTGATGGACCTTCAGTCCTTCATCCAACAATTCCTTGGCTTTCTCCATACGCACCTTGTCCAGAAATACATTGAAGTACTCTCCTGTATGATTCTTGAACAACTTGCCGAGGTAACTGCTGTTATAGTTAAACACTTCTGCCAGTACTTCGAGCTTGAGATTTTCACCAGGATTACGCTGGATAAATTCAATCATCTGTTTCAGTACAGTATCCTTGCTGCCTCCACCCATACGTTGAATAAGTCGATTCAAGTGTTCAGCCGTCATGACTTTGAGATCAGGCATCGTGAATTGGTGATAGACTTCGTTAATCAGAACCGAATGTTCTTGCATAATGGAGTGCATATGTTGATTCGTCGCTGCGAGCTTGTTGATTGCCAGGGAAAATACCTGTGAGAACGCCGTCTTAATGGCTTGCTCTGTACGATGATATGGAACCAGACGCTCTTCCATCTCACCTAGTACTCGCATGACTGATTCACTACTACGGATGTCCAAGGCATAATACAGCTTGTCCGCGAGTTCTTCCTCATCTGGTTCATGCGTTCCATCTACAGCTTCGACTCTTGGCTCACTAACGTCTTCGCTTTCGCTACCTTCATTCCATAGAATAATGCGCTGCTCCGTGAACAAAAATCGTTCCCCAAGTGTGCGATTGGCCTGCGTGTATGACCGCGCAATCTCAGCCGTGGAATGTACTGGTTCTCCTGCAGCACCATACATGTGAATATCCCATTCTCCCAGTAGCCCTTCCAGCTCAACATATAGATTCCTTGCAGATGACTCGGATGTGATCGTTTCCTTACTTAACAGACCCAGACCAGAATGGAATGAGAATACGATGCCTCGATCTTTCTGGTCAAAAGCTTCAATCAGTTTGCGTTTCATAACACTGCCCCGTTGCAGATCTGGCGCCGAATGTATCTCAAGCAGCACAATCTGATAGTGAGGCCAGTGCAGACCCAAGCTATCATCTTCCATGCTGCCTGCACCCTCCAGACTATCAAAGAGCAAAGCCTCAATCTGATGCTCCCTATAGGCGGTATCCTCACCTGCATGACGTGCCAGCGTCTCCCGTTCACGGGTCAGGATCGTAGCAATACGCTCCAGCTCACCAATAATCTCTTCCTCATCCACAGGTTTGAGCAGATAACCATCCACACCGAAACTGATGGCTTTTTTGGCATAATCAAAATCCGCATATCCGCTCAATATCAAAAAGTGCGAATCCGGATGATTCCGGCGCA belongs to Paenibacillus sp. FSL H8-0079 and includes:
- a CDS encoding sugar-binding domain-containing protein, translated to MNLSDIGAVRHTLNLNGTWQFRLELESDKLVEQKIVLPSLREDTVWEAIQISGSWEEQGYGDEPEYERLDTWTKVREYEGSAWYAQDIHVPSDDSDCQYVFRLEGVRWTTNLWINGQYAGQQDSLVNQQQWEVTSLVKQGEVNRIEIRVDNTMKLPLAGSHIHSLHTATAWGGITGGVYLDILPPCRVQTLRIQPDAENGAILVDCTVSAPANGLAKAMQLHVDIQHPDGTWLDRYSCHVELSGPAHVDINSVVPARNNAVIDQWRLELGPEMSIARWSDESPELYRAVVRLHDGEQELDQQKQSFGVRSFATNGKQLELNGTPVYLRGYVDCCIFPLTGYPVWDKEHYLQQFRVARSYGFNHVRLHGWSAPEPFWDAADEEGMLVQAELPHWSRFFEQPDHPAPAEVLSYLTQELDGLLQSLHRHPSFVMFSMGNELIGPNGHPELNALVSRARDMDPTRLYTDNTGFGQLPAQGREADYYIQSLNWHPPLESTISAVPDTTLDYHAVTRLAEQPVIGHEHAQFTMYVRPQERAKYTGVLRPSWLGPIEESLSNKGMMADLEHFQQASGIHLVRSLKEAMERIRRTPDAAGVQLLDIRDFPGQGHATTGILDVFWDDKGITTPEEFMRFNADMVLLLSCKERTFYAGEPIHVDVRISHYGKDPLEGTSILWKLISDDVILTEGEWKTGDIQCGSVMSLGSIVTTAPREAAAAFRIEAELRSGDSERHVANVWHGWSFPFYQSHPGSKRIWNTVAELQPFLGEAHDDCVDHIDGFRLLKNREIDLVIVQSLTPNVVDYVVNGGSVWLQPTSEALYDSVDTKYLPVFWNYLMFATQPGATMGMVLRDQVPLLGSFPHDGASDWHWYHLVNGTPAICLDTLHGVEPLIEVVDHFHRAKRLAYAFEAKVGKGRILVSTLPFTNLSLMKRPEVAYLFQEILSYLHGDHFQPATSISVAQLLGIAKLQTIQFTL
- a CDS encoding response regulator transcription factor — its product is MYKVFLVDDEPSIREGLTTIIEWEKYGFQVIATAASGREAISRFEELEPDLTIIDIRMPGMTGLDVIEEVRRNHPDSHFLILSGYADFDYAKKAISFGVDGYLLKPVDEEEIIGELERIATILTRERETLARHAGEDTAYREHQIEALLFDSLEGAGSMEDDSLGLHWPHYQIVLLEIHSAPDLQRGSVMKRKLIEAFDQKDRGIVFSFHSGLGLLSKETITSESSARNLYVELEGLLGEWDIHMYGAAGEPVHSTAEIARSYTQANRTLGERFLFTEQRIILWNEGSESEDVSEPRVEAVDGTHEPDEEELADKLYYALDIRSSESVMRVLGEMEERLVPYHRTEQAIKTAFSQVFSLAINKLAATNQHMHSIMQEHSVLINEVYHQFTMPDLKVMTAEHLNRLIQRMGGGSKDTVLKQMIEFIQRNPGENLKLEVLAEVFNYNSSYLGKLFKNHTGEYFNVFLDKVRMEKAKELLDEGLKVHQVAARVGYANVDYFHGKFKKYVGESPSAYKQARTQSLAKDSATDINEE